Within the Plasmodium relictum strain SGS1 genome assembly, chromosome: 12 genome, the region aatgctTTGTGTTTacgtatatatttaaaattttttttttcttttttgtacataattatttatgcaatgtttatattttatttttttttttcaaaacgGGTACaattgtaataaaaatattaagaaattttattttttatattaaaaaaaaaatagattttTGAGTGAACAGaaaatatgtaattttttgttaaatttttgctctttaaaaataattataaaaatgttttatataaaatttttatttttctttctttcattttttcatttttccatttttttttttttttatgtttttaaaaatactatatatgcgattatttttataataccgTTATTGGGTGATTCAAGTGGtatataaaaaggaaaagccaaaaaaaagagaaaatgaCATCTtttgtattaattttttttttatgtaattaatataatttattgttatgttttaaatctttataaagaaataatgaaaattttttttttttagataatttaaatatataaattatatttaaaagaaaaatatatatatttaatttttttgttattaagaaaaatagcATAATAAGTTATTCATTTTAGCGTGATATGAATTTCTaagaacttttttttaaaacaatcattattaatataaatataaatattttattgtacatatatatatatatatatatatatatatatatatatatatatatatatatatatataatataaaatttctcatttaaaaaaggaatttaatttattatttctacaAAGACTAAAACAATTAAGTTTTGCTACGTTTCAAGACATTAATTCTTATTCAATGGtatatataacatttttgtaaaaaattttgttgcATAAACAGCAACAATGTACaatttttgaatatatagagatattcaaaaaatgaaagtaaaagaaaaaaatttagtaaaaaaataaaaatgtcaaaaaaaattttttttgccTTTTTggatttttaaaatatttatatttttaaaaggaaaaataaaaaaaaaaaaaagaatcaaaaacatttttttccaaataatttaaaaagaaaaatttcgactttattacatttttatgtattttaatTAACAGTATTATTTACTTAGTAAGATAGGATtacaatataattttttacttcttttgatatattttaatttttaatataatatattcaagaaaaaaaacttttcAGTATTAttctcaaaaaaaagaagttgcacttaaaatattattcataCACATATTAGCTCTGTAAATATctattgatattttttttttatttttggcatattatatatatttagaaaagaaattttattaaacgATAACTTGAAAAACGTCCTATATACcaatataaaatatgattttaatataaatttaatttttttttataattttattgaaacattaattaaattaaaaatttttttattgtaagaaattgaaaaaaatgaaaaaaaaaaagcaaaatttattaaattaaaattttagatatatataacatatattagttttaatgaatatataacatttatatacaaaaaatattatatgtattttcatattttactAGACATTTGAATATTCtaatatttagaaaaattatttttcttttcttcatAATCATATAATTgtgatatatttattaaaaatatagacagaagaaaagtaaataatatttaatttatttagtaTGTATCAAATTAGAGAGTTCtgatatattataatataagcatatgaattataattacattgatttttaaaaataaagcatttgaagaaaaattttaaactatataaattattttaaaaaagataaatataaaattatatgaagtATAAAATTTagtgaacaaaaaaaaaaaaattagatagattaataaaatatataataaaaacaagatATAGGTACgaaataattaaaacaaataCTTGGtgtcattttattattattatatatttttttaattaaaataaaaaaaaaacaataatgtTAAGattattcaaataataattatgtattaaaataatgtatCTTAAATTTCTCCTTTCTTAGtttattatcatatttaatatttacaattatgttattttcaatattaatcatttatgtaaaaatatatttttcttgtttttatatatgtagactttttttttcttacgaaagactttttttttttttttttttttgatgtaaaattttttttttatattttatctaatttCCTAGCAATTCATAatcatctttattttcttgaTGCCTCTTTATATGTTTAAGTATTTTAGAACCATCTGCCCATTTTATATGATCTTCTaaatttctatttatatgaaaagcTGGATTATTAATTACATCGTTACCAACTCTTATATTGCCATGTTGAATATAAGTAATAGCTAGTTGAATGTTTTGAACAAATTTTAATCTAAATAACATAACTGCTAATCTTCTTCTACAAAAAGATGAAACAGAAATTTTTTCACACTCAGCTAAACTagatttataatttattagacCCATGTCATATAACTTATCTAATAATTCATCAGTCATTTTAATTCTAAATTCATCATTTTCAGGTAATAATCTTAACTTTGAAACCAATTTTGTTATATAAccacatattttattatactttGTATAATCTTCTCTATtttgaattatatattttctcaAAATCTTTACTTCTCTTATATTTCTTGTCCTTTTCcaatcataaaaatttactttttttaataatttctgTTCATGATATTTCaattttctcattttttggaaaaaaatattattctaTAATAgcaattattaattaaagaaatttgcaaaatgttttttcataaggattaaatataaaaatcattacaagaagaaaaaatataaaaattagaaaaaattgttctttatttattttactttattaataaaaataaaaacaaataataaataaaatagtacTGGAGTATAAAATGACCttaaaatgttatttttctttaaagtattcgtatttatttattcattaaaaaatttaatatatttataagttatatttatttctgaTGGCAGCTTTAAGAACaatacaaaattttaaacAGTACATAAAGTTTTAACTACTCTATGatttatatatctttaaaataaatttatttcattcaaattttaattaatatttcatttaaaagcattttcttaaatatatatatatatttatatacatatatatatgtatacatatttatttatttatttttttttttaattatatatatgaattaaaaaaaaatttcaatacaaaaaaaaaaaaaaaaaattttaacaaaaaaaaaaaaatatacttaagCATTGTTAAAATACaactgaaaaaaatttttaaattaaaaggaaataaaaataaaaaaataaaaaaattttaagtgtAAGTtcttacaaaaaaaaattttaaaactaaaaaaaatttatcatcTATATttcgtatatatatatacatttatcagctatatttttagtttattTCAGTTTTTATATGATGAAAAaggattttttttattttattttttttttttttttgtatacattaaaaaaaaatattcttcaatgataataaaaagcCACTCATTTATGTATCGTATCTtctttttaacatttttttccttttttatttttggtttatttttttttacttttttttttttttttgggaataTAATCATTTGTTTTCTTCCTGgattattcatatatttcatcttctatttgatttttttttttttttttatctatttggTATTTCTCTCTTAGATTAAGAGTAtcacttttttcatttaaattattcaatAAACATATCAGATTATTTTCATTGCAATTTTCAAAAgaattcttttctttttttttgattagatttatcaaataaattttGTTGTTTTTCTtatgtttatattattattttctacaCAATTAATTGTTTCATTAATTTGTTCATTAGAAATTTCAACTAgatcttttttaatagacATGCATCTATAtccattattattttattttattttttttatatatccaTTACTATTAACACTATATATTGAAAAgttgaaatttttattaattatgcttatatttttttttattattatcactgttttcattatttagtTGAGGGAtgtttaaagaaaaattaggtctttttttctctctttcattaaaatcaaccttttttaatttttcttggGGCAATTCAATTTCATCTAAATTATCgagaaaattttgaaaatcttttgaaaatattatatcaGCACTAacattttcataaaaatcaACATCTTtcacattattattatcattattatttagaaACTTACAATTACTTGTAATATCTTTTAAGTACTCgtctaaattattattttttttttgatattctACGTCTTTGATATCAGTGAAATTTTCCTTATTTGTGTTACTATGAGTATCTTCggaatttttcttttttttatcattactacaattataattaatatttttagaatcattatttctattattttcatttacattaatattattttgctTATTTTCCTTCATATTTTGGGAATTATAGTTTAAAGCagattcttttaaaaaaatatcaatatttttatctggTTTAGATGTATTGCATTTATTTATTGTGCTATCTTtggaaaaatttaaatttatacatTTGGTTGAGCTGGTTAAAGTATTACAATATATATTGTATgcattattataaaaattttgttgTTTACATTGATTTGATGACTCTtctatacatttttttttttcatattcattATTACACAATGATTTGATTTTATTGTAAAATTCTTCATTctctgttttttttaaatttaaatttttatgatgCAAATCATTGCATATATTgtcaaattttaaattttccgaaaattttaataaactaATTTtgctattttttaataattcaaatttatttaaaaattcgcatatataaaaaaaatgatccTTTCTAATAggtacttttattttatatatattatctcTTAATAAAACCCCAATAGGATAATTAAATGTacctttatataatttaactctcactattttttctatagAAGCTTCATTAAGTATATAACCATGTATATCTAGCCAATAATCtctataattaaaattctCATCATTAGATGAATTCAAAATACTTAAAATTGTTGCTTGCATTGAGCAACGAGGTAAGCAGTAAACATTCATATTTTCGTATATATGATCTATTGgcaatattttataaatatttatagtaacttttaaatacattttaataatatatatattgctatttttctcatttaatatattataatcattatttaatatgttaaatttaaaaccaatgcaattaaaatatttacaagTATGGTTACCGCAAAATTTTGATTCAATTATTGTATCCATATTGTCCCATATATGAAACCATCTTCCAGTTTCTAGATATTTACAAACTAATGTAAATTGAATTATATaagataataaatatttctcaATTTTATCTGAAGTATTATCTAcattttcttctaattttaaaaagataaaataacttttttctaattcttttattatattatttaaaatactaTTGCTATCTTTATCATTACTATAACATAATATTATTCCATTAGAAACACAAGTTCccattattttgtttttacttttcattattataaatcTCGTTATTTGTACACTATTTCTCATAGGAGTATCACACtctttactaaaaaaaaaaaaaaaaagaaacataaaaagaaaaggacaatttaaaataaaataatatgaattaaaggaaaaaaaaaaataatcttaAACTATATGAATACAGAaactaatattattaaatattttgaattttttaattaataacaatattattattattattttattttatttttttctattaccttatatcatataaatatttagcAATAGTcaaattttcaaattttaattcaacatatataataaaatcattattatcaAAGGCGTCTCTTTCAAATTTTCTTAAATCATTAATTTCCAAATTTTCTTTTGCTTCTCTTTGAATAGAAGCtgcaaaaatattaaaaaaaaaaaataaataaataaataatataatttttttaaaataagtattagttaaattatttatgaaGTTTAATACCAGATAAAAGTTTCTTTTGGTATGCATCAGATATTCtgttattattttgattcatttttttgtttattaaacATATTTTCAGAACTTTGTTTTTGAAatggaataaaaaaaaaattaaaaaaaaatttaaactaaaaaaaaaaaaagttacaaTATCTATTATAGTGAATACTTTGtagtaatattaaatatatttctttttacatTGTTtttgtaaaagaaaaaataaagtataaaaaaataaaatataacacaaaaaaaaggaaatttttttttaatgtttaaaaaataaaaaggaggAAGATAAtactatataaatatttataatgtaCATACtggaattattttttttaaaaaaaaaattatctaattattattttactatATTTGCTTAAactttcatttatttattaaatagtaTATCTCTCTATATATACGTTTCCTttacaaaattaaaagaaatttttttttttttaataaaccttttaaagaaaaagactttttgtatttaataataaatatgttaCATTTATGAAAGcacaataataatattttttttttttttcttaaagttCATTTCCATTTAAAGTATTAAAATCAGGTATTGGTTGTATAAAATAACATAGATGAGTtccatttaaattatattctcTATAAgagataagaaaaaaaaaaaagacaatttttaaaataatgcTTTTAATGATACACATGTAATATTAATAAgatatataatgaattagtaaataataaaatatatgtattaatattttttttttatttaccttAAAGTGAATTGAAACCTTAATAATCCATTTTCTTGGAAATCCATTCTAAGGTGAGAActtatttctattaaaatatattaagtaaaaatatatatatataattaaatattcgctttttttttttcttaaacgtaaataatattaaatatatattacttaATGCATGATTAATTTTTGATAAATCTTTTATTCTATATTTaaacctaaaaaaaaaaaaacgaatattttaattacatatatatatatatatatatgtatttatgcatgtatatataatacatttgattttttaaacttttaaATTCATCAAAAGTCTCTTTTGGCATTAATTGGACTGCtctttcataatttttattttttgtttcctaaataataattattaaatatataaaaatatatcacataaaatctaaaaaaaaaggaaattttttttgatataggAAATGTTTAGTAAATTTTAGAAtccaataaaaattattaaaaaa harbors:
- the IMP3 gene encoding U3 small nucleolar ribonucleoprotein protein IMP3, putative codes for the protein MRKLKYHEQKLLKKVNFYDWKRTRNIREVKILRKYIIQNREDYTKYNKICGYITKLVSKLRLLPENDEFRIKMTDELLDKLYDMGLINYKSSLAECEKISVSSFCRRRLAVMLFRLKFVQNIQLAITYIQHGNIRVGNDVINNPAFHINRNLEDHIKWADGSKILKHIKRHQENKDDYELLGN